One part of the Coleofasciculus sp. FACHB-T130 genome encodes these proteins:
- a CDS encoding DUF1257 domain-containing protein, with product MSHFSTLRTKITDAEILKASLRDLGISVKTEADVRGYNGQRVRSDIVAVLEGEYDLGWSRNSDGSFDLIADLWGVAKKHNQTELINSINQKYAVNKTLAEVKQRGLQNANVKLVVQK from the coding sequence ATGTCTCACTTTAGCACTCTGCGTACCAAAATCACCGATGCCGAAATCCTGAAAGCTTCTCTCCGCGACCTGGGTATCAGTGTTAAGACCGAAGCAGATGTTCGGGGTTATAACGGTCAGCGGGTTCGTTCTGACATCGTTGCAGTTCTGGAAGGCGAGTATGACCTCGGTTGGTCTCGCAACAGCGACGGTTCTTTCGACCTGATTGCTGACCTGTGGGGCGTCGCCAAGAAGCACAACCAAACCGAACTGATTAACTCGATTAATCAGAAGTATGCCGTGAACAAGACCTTGGCTGAAGTCAAGCAACGCGGTCTGCAAAATGCCAACGTCAAGTTGGTTGTGCAAAAGTAA
- a CDS encoding AAA family ATPase, translated as MKEELDILVQAQYPLIYLVTSEEERAERTIANIAQTKSLARRVYIWTVTHGIVEYGQPRHITQHNTVSPEAAIEWVVRQREPGIFIFKDLHPFIDSPATTRWLRDAIASFKGTQKIIILMSPVQQIPIELEKEVVVLDYPLPDLAELNQVLSSQLEQTRSRRTTTEVREKLLKATLGLTRDEAEKVYRKAFVKTGRLTETEVDIILSEKKQLIRRNGILEFIEEDETIDSVGGLEELKRWLRQRSNAFTEKAREYGLPQPKGMLILGVPGCGKSLIAKTTARLWSLPLLRLDMGRVYDGSMVGRSEANLRNALKTAESISPAILFIDELDKAFAGTSGSADSDGGTSSRIFGSFLTWLQEKTSPVFVMATANRVERLPGEFLRKGRFDEIFFVDLPTAEERKEIFNIHLSKRKRDISRFDLDQLAKVSDGFSGAEIEQGLVAAMYEAFAQDREFTQLDIIAAIKATLPLSRTMNEQVTALRDWARQRARPAASSVAEYQRLEF; from the coding sequence ATGAAAGAAGAGCTAGATATTCTGGTTCAAGCTCAATACCCCCTCATCTACCTAGTAACTTCCGAAGAAGAGCGGGCGGAGCGAACAATTGCCAATATTGCTCAGACAAAATCCCTGGCTCGGCGCGTCTACATTTGGACTGTCACCCACGGTATAGTCGAGTACGGTCAACCCCGCCATATTACCCAGCACAACACCGTCTCCCCAGAGGCAGCGATTGAATGGGTAGTACGCCAAAGAGAGCCTGGTATCTTTATTTTTAAAGACTTACACCCCTTTATTGACTCACCGGCAACAACGCGGTGGCTGCGGGATGCGATCGCCAGCTTCAAAGGGACACAGAAAATTATCATTCTCATGTCACCCGTTCAGCAAATCCCCATTGAGCTGGAAAAGGAAGTCGTCGTTCTAGACTATCCTTTGCCAGATTTGGCAGAACTGAACCAAGTGCTATCTAGCCAGTTAGAGCAAACCCGTTCTCGCCGCACCACAACTGAAGTTCGGGAAAAACTGCTAAAAGCAACCTTGGGTCTGACGCGGGATGAAGCCGAAAAAGTTTATCGGAAAGCTTTCGTCAAAACCGGGCGTCTGACGGAAACAGAAGTCGATATTATTCTTTCTGAGAAAAAGCAGCTAATCCGCCGCAACGGCATCTTGGAATTTATCGAAGAAGATGAAACCATTGATTCGGTTGGCGGTTTAGAAGAGCTAAAGCGATGGCTGAGACAACGTTCCAATGCTTTTACAGAGAAAGCAAGGGAATACGGTCTGCCCCAACCCAAAGGGATGTTAATCCTAGGGGTACCGGGATGTGGCAAATCTCTCATTGCCAAAACCACTGCCCGCCTCTGGAGTCTGCCACTTCTGCGCCTAGATATGGGCCGAGTGTACGACGGCTCAATGGTGGGGCGCTCAGAAGCTAACTTGCGGAATGCCCTGAAAACGGCTGAATCAATTTCCCCAGCGATTCTCTTTATTGATGAACTGGATAAAGCATTTGCCGGTACTTCTGGGTCTGCTGACTCAGACGGGGGTACTTCCAGCCGCATCTTTGGTTCTTTCCTTACCTGGTTACAAGAAAAAACGTCTCCGGTGTTCGTGATGGCAACTGCCAACCGGGTTGAACGTCTACCGGGTGAGTTTCTCCGCAAAGGACGCTTCGACGAGATTTTCTTTGTAGACTTGCCGACTGCGGAAGAACGCAAAGAGATTTTCAATATTCACCTTAGCAAGCGGAAGCGAGACATTTCTCGTTTTGACCTCGACCAGCTGGCTAAGGTATCCGATGGATTTTCCGGGGCAGAAATTGAGCAGGGATTGGTCGCGGCAATGTACGAAGCTTTTGCCCAAGACCGAGAATTTACCCAGCTTGATATCATCGCGGCAATAAAAGCTACTCTGCCGCTTTCCCGAACCATGAACGAGCAGGTAACGGCCCTGAGGGACTGGGCCAGACAGCGAGCGCGACCTGCTGCGTCCTCCGTCGCCGAGTATCAGCGACTGGAGTTCTAA